Sequence from the Mycobacterium florentinum genome:
GCGGTCAGCACTGCAGCCAAATGCTCTGCCGCGTTCTCCAGGACGGTGGCAACCTCTTCGAGGACTGCACGACGGGTGTCCAGATCTGCCGACCAAACCGGTAGTGCCGCCGACGCTGACTGCATCGCCTCATCGAGCTGATCGACCGTGCACATCGGCGCCGTCGCCACCGCCTGCGCGGTTGCCGGGTCGAGCACATCGAACTGCGTGGGCGATGCGACAGACTTGCCACCGATCGTCATGCTGAATTGAGCTAGCGTGCTCATCACGACCTTCCTTTTCGGCTGTGTCCCGGTGCGATCCGGTGGTGAGCAGGATTCATCGGCCTAGTACGCCGCCGCCGGCGTCAGCAGCTCTTCGTAGCGCGCGAGGTACTCGCGGAACTTCTCCTCAGAGTCCAACGGCGGCCGGATTACGACGCGCGTGGCACCGGCGCCGACATACTCGGCGATTACCTGCGGTTCGATCCGCTCCAGGCACATCACCGTGATATCCAGTTCGTCTGGGTCGCGGCCCGCTTCTCCGGCCATCTGCCGCACCCTGACCATCCGCTCCCGTAACTGCCCGGGGTGCGCCAGGGACAGGGGCAGCCATCCATCGGCGTCCCGGATCACCAGCCTCGACGGATGAATGGTCCCGTACAACACGGGGGGATTCGGTTGCTGAACGGGTTTGGGCCAGGACCAAATTCGCTCGAAATCGACCCATTCGCCGCGGAAGCTGGCCTCGTCGTTGGCCCAGATCGCCTTCATGGCGCTGAGGTGCTCGCATGCCCGACGCCATCTGGTGTCGAAATCGACGCCGTGGTCGGCCAACTCCTCGCGGTTCCATCCAGATCCCACACCTAGCAGCAACCGCCCGCCCGACAGAACGTCGACCGACGC
This genomic interval carries:
- a CDS encoding LLM class F420-dependent oxidoreductase, producing MFVTAESVHIGKLAKIAEDAGFESIWVPEHTHIPANRATSPPLGPVVPDKYSKLFDPFITLTAAAASTEKLLLGTAVTLTAVHDPIILAKQIASVDVLSGGRLLLGVGSGWNREELADHGVDFDTRWRRACEHLSAMKAIWANDEASFRGEWVDFERIWSWPKPVQQPNPPVLYGTIHPSRLVIRDADGWLPLSLAHPGQLRERMVRVRQMAGEAGRDPDELDITVMCLERIEPQVIAEYVGAGATRVVIRPPLDSEEKFREYLARYEELLTPAAAY